A section of the Streptomyces sp. NBC_01591 genome encodes:
- a CDS encoding class I adenylate-forming enzyme family protein — translation MYETAHALGASGTFWELVERRAGLTPDRPFLIQDDRTLTFGELRTRGERVAAGLWEMGVRPGGVVAWQLPTRIETVLLSFALTRIGAVQSPVIPFYRDREVGFALRESKAEFFAVPGTWRGFDHTAMAGRLATDRPPVVFEAYASLPDGDPSVLPPPPGDGTAVRWIYWTSGTTSDPKGVLHTDRSLIAGGSCLAHALRLSADDIGSVAFPFAHVGGPDYAVMLLLYGFPAVLFEHFAMPDALEGYRRHGVTVAGGSTAFYSMFLTEQRKVPDRRLIPTLRLLAGGGAPKPPEIYHAAVREMDVQLTHGYGMTEVPMITMGAPDDTAEHLAGTEGRPPAGMEIRITDEDGKPLPHGTDGEVRLRGEAVCKGYLDPAASAAAFDAEGFLITGDIGHVRASGHLVLTGRLKDIIIRKGENISAKEIEDLLHQHPDVGDAAVIGLPDPERGELVCAVVEQPVGAAPLTLTEVAGYLRAEGLSVHKLPERLEVVAALPRNEALRKVLKYRLREQFA, via the coding sequence GTGTACGAGACCGCGCACGCCCTGGGTGCATCGGGCACCTTCTGGGAACTCGTCGAACGCCGGGCCGGTCTGACCCCGGACCGCCCGTTCCTGATCCAGGACGACCGGACGCTCACCTTCGGCGAGCTGCGCACCCGCGGCGAGCGGGTCGCGGCCGGGCTGTGGGAGATGGGCGTGCGCCCGGGTGGCGTCGTCGCCTGGCAGTTGCCGACCCGGATCGAGACGGTGCTGCTGTCGTTCGCGCTGACCCGGATCGGCGCCGTGCAGTCGCCCGTCATCCCGTTCTACCGGGACCGCGAGGTGGGCTTCGCGCTGCGCGAGTCGAAGGCGGAGTTCTTCGCGGTGCCGGGCACCTGGCGGGGCTTCGACCACACGGCGATGGCCGGCCGGCTGGCGACGGACCGGCCGCCGGTGGTGTTCGAGGCGTACGCGTCACTGCCGGACGGCGATCCGTCGGTGCTCCCGCCGCCGCCCGGTGACGGCACGGCCGTGCGCTGGATCTACTGGACGTCGGGCACCACCTCCGACCCGAAGGGGGTGCTGCACACCGACCGCAGCCTGATCGCGGGCGGCTCCTGCCTGGCCCACGCGCTGCGCCTGTCGGCGGACGACATCGGCTCGGTGGCCTTCCCGTTCGCCCATGTCGGCGGGCCGGACTACGCGGTGATGCTGCTGCTGTACGGGTTCCCCGCGGTGCTGTTCGAGCACTTCGCGATGCCGGACGCGCTGGAGGGCTACCGGCGCCACGGGGTGACGGTCGCGGGCGGGTCCACGGCGTTCTACTCGATGTTCCTGACCGAACAGCGCAAGGTCCCGGACCGGAGACTGATCCCCACCCTGCGGCTGCTGGCGGGCGGCGGGGCCCCGAAGCCACCGGAGATCTACCACGCGGCGGTACGGGAGATGGACGTCCAGCTCACCCACGGGTACGGCATGACCGAGGTCCCCATGATCACGATGGGCGCCCCCGACGACACGGCGGAGCACCTCGCCGGGACGGAGGGGCGTCCGCCCGCGGGCATGGAGATCCGGATCACCGACGAGGACGGCAAGCCGCTGCCGCACGGCACGGACGGCGAGGTGCGGCTGCGCGGGGAGGCGGTCTGCAAGGGCTATCTGGACCCGGCGGCGTCCGCGGCGGCGTTCGACGCCGAGGGGTTCCTGATCACCGGCGATATCGGCCACGTCAGGGCGAGCGGGCATCTGGTGCTCACCGGGCGGCTGAAGGACATCATCATCCGCAAGGGCGAGAACATCTCCGCCAAGGAGATAGAGGACCTGCTGCACCAGCACCCGGACGTCGGGGACGCGGCGGTGATCGGGCTTCCGGACCCGGAGCGGGGCGAGCTCGTCTGCGCGGTCGTGGAACAGCCGGTGGGCGCCGCACCGCTGACGCTGACGGAGGTCGCGGGGTATCTGCGGGCCGAGGGGCTCTCCGTGCACAAGCTGCCGGAACGGCTGGAGGTGGTGGCGGCGCTGCCGCGCAACGAGGCCCTGCGCAAGGTGCTGAAGTACCGGCTGCGGGAGCAGTTCGCCTGA
- a CDS encoding STAS domain-containing protein: MTLRVAETVQGEWTVLHMRGELDLVTSPSVRQSVHDAVADGRHDVVLDLSEVLFCDSSGVGVLIASRRLMRSCGGRLRLILPARGAEEGSHVNRVLAALGVRRLFDVYPDWDTAVDGGARPLSA, from the coding sequence GTGACGCTGAGAGTGGCCGAGACTGTGCAGGGTGAATGGACCGTACTGCACATGCGCGGCGAACTGGATCTGGTGACGTCGCCCTCCGTGCGCCAGTCCGTCCACGACGCGGTCGCCGACGGCCGCCACGATGTGGTGCTCGATCTCTCCGAGGTCCTGTTCTGCGATTCCAGCGGCGTCGGCGTACTGATCGCTTCCCGCCGCCTGATGCGTTCCTGCGGGGGCCGGCTGCGGCTGATCCTGCCGGCCCGGGGCGCGGAGGAGGGCTCCCACGTCAACCGGGTGCTCGCCGCCCTCGGCGTACGCCGGCTCTTCGACGTCTACCCCGACTGGGACACGGCCGTCGACGGAGGGGCCCGGCCGCTCTCCGCGTGA
- a CDS encoding cyclase family protein produces the protein MSLPAEFHDIAKRVNNWGRWGADDEIGTLNLITDAVVREAAATVRTGLRIPLALPLQQDGVQSGLIPGRINPLHTMVQINQELFGPGTVATSDDTAVLSLQTATHWDALTHASHSGKIYNGRPATTITAHGGAQFSGIDKAPHIVSRGVLLDVARARGVDRLPGDHAVIPEDLEAAEELAGVRVRSGDIVLVRTGQVQICLAGDKHAYGYPSPGLSIRTPEWFRARDVAAVANDTLTFEIFPPEIDDLWLGVHALDLVEMGMLQGQNWNLEALSTACAEEKRYAFLLSAMPEPFVGATGTPVAPVAIL, from the coding sequence ATGTCACTGCCGGCCGAGTTCCACGACATCGCCAAGCGGGTCAACAACTGGGGCCGCTGGGGCGCCGACGACGAGATCGGGACGCTCAACCTGATCACCGACGCCGTCGTGCGCGAGGCGGCCGCCACCGTCCGCACCGGTCTGCGGATCCCGCTCGCACTCCCCCTCCAGCAGGACGGCGTGCAGAGCGGGCTGATCCCCGGGCGGATCAATCCGCTGCACACCATGGTCCAGATCAACCAGGAACTCTTCGGCCCCGGCACCGTCGCCACCAGCGACGACACGGCGGTCCTGAGCCTGCAGACGGCCACCCACTGGGACGCCCTCACCCATGCCTCGCACTCGGGAAAGATCTACAACGGCCGCCCGGCCACGACGATCACCGCACACGGCGGCGCGCAGTTCAGCGGGATCGACAAGGCGCCGCACATCGTCTCGCGCGGGGTGCTGCTCGACGTGGCGCGCGCACGAGGTGTGGACCGGCTGCCCGGCGACCACGCCGTCATCCCCGAGGACCTGGAAGCGGCCGAGGAACTGGCGGGGGTACGGGTCCGGTCCGGTGACATCGTGCTCGTACGGACCGGGCAGGTGCAGATCTGTCTGGCGGGCGACAAGCACGCGTACGGCTATCCGTCGCCCGGCCTGTCGATCCGGACGCCCGAGTGGTTCCGCGCGCGCGATGTGGCGGCGGTCGCCAACGACACCCTGACCTTCGAGATCTTCCCGCCGGAGATCGACGATCTGTGGCTGGGGGTGCACGCGCTGGACCTGGTCGAGATGGGCATGCTGCAGGGCCAGAACTGGAACCTGGAAGCGCTGTCCACAGCCTGTGCGGAGGAGAAGCGGTACGCCTTCCTGCTCTCCGCCATGCCGGAACCGTTCGTCGGCGCGACCGGCACCCCGGTCGCGCCGGTCGCCATCCTCTGA
- a CDS encoding EF-hand domain-containing protein: protein MDSAEYERKIAFRFAAFDQDGNGYIDRADFSAAAARLLAEFGTTARCDKGQALYTGAEAFWQGMAGIADVDGDQRVTREEFVGGAVKRLRDNPERFAEIARPFLRAAIAVADRDDQGTAAVPAVERALRVLGADAATAELAARTLDADQDGRITEDGAVSAFADYFTVIAPDA, encoded by the coding sequence ATGGACAGCGCAGAGTATGAGCGCAAGATCGCTTTCCGCTTCGCCGCCTTCGACCAGGACGGCAACGGATACATCGATCGCGCGGATTTCAGTGCCGCCGCGGCCCGTTTGCTCGCCGAATTCGGTACGACGGCGCGCTGCGACAAGGGCCAGGCGCTCTACACCGGGGCCGAGGCGTTCTGGCAGGGCATGGCGGGCATCGCCGATGTCGACGGGGACCAGCGCGTCACCCGTGAGGAGTTCGTGGGCGGGGCCGTGAAACGGCTGCGCGACAACCCGGAGCGCTTCGCGGAGATCGCCCGCCCCTTCCTGCGTGCGGCGATCGCGGTGGCGGACCGGGACGACCAGGGCACGGCGGCCGTACCCGCCGTGGAGCGGGCGCTGCGGGTGCTGGGCGCGGACGCCGCGACGGCGGAGCTCGCGGCGCGGACCCTGGACGCGGACCAGGACGGCAGGATCACGGAGGACGGTGCGGTGTCGGCGTTCGCCGACTACTTCACGGTGATCGCCCCGGACGCGTAG
- a CDS encoding ATP-binding protein, with protein MQVLQVQLEVGPDPAEVGRARRWARSRLVGSGIRDDEPLAETLILLISELVTNAVVHTGCPAVLRMLFGLTGSAGTVRVEVADTSCRPPQQRHAAGEDTNGRGLELVDGLADRWGWQPEGAGKRIWCEVDRGAPLIQVPLHSGVQGVHGVAQGVHGVAQGAGYAGHDAHKVSQVFTNLA; from the coding sequence GTGCAGGTGCTTCAGGTTCAGCTGGAGGTCGGGCCGGATCCCGCGGAGGTCGGGCGGGCCCGTAGATGGGCCCGGTCGAGACTGGTCGGGTCCGGGATAAGGGACGACGAGCCGCTGGCCGAGACGCTCATCCTGCTGATCTCGGAGCTGGTCACCAATGCGGTGGTGCACACCGGGTGTCCGGCCGTGCTGCGCATGCTGTTCGGCCTGACGGGCTCGGCCGGGACCGTCCGGGTCGAGGTGGCCGACACCAGTTGTCGCCCGCCGCAGCAGCGCCACGCGGCGGGCGAGGACACCAACGGCCGGGGCCTGGAGCTGGTCGACGGCCTCGCCGACCGCTGGGGCTGGCAGCCGGAGGGCGCGGGCAAGCGCATCTGGTGCGAGGTCGACCGGGGCGCGCCACTGATCCAGGTGCCGCTGCACTCCGGCGTGCAGGGCGTGCACGGTGTCGCGCAGGGCGTGCACGGTGTCGCGCAGGGCGCGGGGTATGCGGGCCACGATGCGCACAAGGTGTCGCAAGTCTTTACGAACCTTGCATAA
- a CDS encoding acyl-CoA dehydrogenase, with the protein MDLAYTEEEQEFRARLREWLAAVLPGLPAKPGPDDWPGRRAYDTAWQRMLYDAGYAGLHWPVDAGGRGATPTQHLIFLEETERAGAPYVGANFVGLLHAGPTIAAEGTAEQRARWLPPVLRGDEIWCQGFSEPDAGSDLAALRTRAVRDGDHYVVSGSKIWTSHAEVADWCELLVRTDPAAPRHRGISWLAMEMDAPGVTVRPLRTLAGSTEFAEMFLDEVRVPVSHRVGAENDGWRVTMVTLSFERGTAFVGEVVACRRTLDALAAEARRSGRWDDPVLRRRLGRLNAEFRALWRLTQWNVSEAQRAGGGGGVPGTGGSVFKLRYSHARQELYEAAAEVLGADSADLDREWVLDRLSSLSYTIAAGTSQIQRNIVAERILGLPKGR; encoded by the coding sequence ATGGACCTCGCGTACACGGAGGAGGAGCAGGAGTTCCGGGCGCGGCTGCGCGAGTGGCTGGCCGCCGTGCTCCCCGGGCTGCCCGCGAAGCCCGGCCCCGACGACTGGCCGGGGCGCCGCGCGTACGACACGGCCTGGCAGCGGATGCTGTACGACGCGGGCTACGCGGGTCTGCACTGGCCCGTCGACGCGGGCGGCCGGGGCGCGACCCCGACCCAGCACCTGATCTTCCTGGAGGAGACGGAGCGGGCCGGGGCCCCGTACGTCGGCGCGAACTTCGTCGGGCTGCTGCACGCCGGACCGACGATCGCGGCCGAGGGCACGGCCGAGCAGCGGGCGCGCTGGCTGCCGCCGGTGCTGCGCGGCGACGAGATCTGGTGCCAGGGGTTCAGCGAACCCGACGCCGGTTCGGACCTCGCCGCGCTGCGGACCAGGGCGGTGCGCGACGGCGACCACTACGTGGTGAGCGGCAGCAAGATCTGGACCTCGCACGCGGAGGTCGCCGACTGGTGCGAGCTCCTGGTGCGTACCGACCCGGCGGCGCCCAGGCACCGCGGGATCAGCTGGCTCGCGATGGAGATGGATGCCCCGGGGGTCACCGTCCGCCCGCTGCGCACCCTCGCCGGGTCCACCGAGTTCGCCGAGATGTTCCTGGACGAGGTGCGGGTGCCGGTCTCCCACCGCGTCGGCGCGGAGAACGACGGCTGGCGGGTCACCATGGTCACCCTCTCCTTCGAGCGCGGTACGGCCTTCGTCGGCGAGGTCGTCGCCTGCCGCCGCACCCTGGACGCGCTGGCGGCCGAGGCCCGGCGCAGCGGACGCTGGGACGATCCGGTGCTGCGCCGCAGGCTGGGCAGGCTGAACGCCGAATTCCGGGCGCTGTGGCGGCTCACCCAGTGGAACGTCAGCGAGGCACAGCGGGCCGGGGGCGGCGGTGGCGTGCCCGGAACAGGCGGCTCGGTCTTCAAGCTGCGTTACTCGCACGCCCGCCAGGAGCTGTACGAGGCGGCGGCCGAGGTACTCGGCGCGGACAGCGCGGATCTGGACCGGGAGTGGGTCCTGGACCGGCTCTCCTCGCTCTCGTACACCATCGCCGCGGGCACCTCGCAGATCCAGCGGAACATCGTCGCCGAACGCATACTCGGCCTGCCGAAGGGGCGCTGA
- a CDS encoding acyl-CoA dehydrogenase family protein has protein sequence MDFQLSDDQRALRAGVRELLAGRFGRDRMRAALDAGTGVDRALWRELGEAGFFALRLPEAEGGVGLGLPESVLLFEEVGRSLLPGPLIATHLAAGPVKGAAQGEAVVAVLDAGQPVAHLGEADALLVLGPGNAARASGGTVRDAVRVRDAADPVRSIDPFTPLWRVADPVEGGEPLPRGERLRDEGALLAAAEQLGSAARTTEMAVQHAGEREQFGSPIGSFQAVKHLCAGMLVRAELARCAVYAAAVTADPVEIAGAKLLADDAAVRNARDCLQVHGGMGFTWEADVHLHLKRAWLRSGQWLAAAAAEEVLAGDLC, from the coding sequence ATGGACTTCCAGCTCTCGGACGACCAGCGGGCCCTGCGGGCCGGGGTGCGGGAACTTCTCGCCGGGCGCTTCGGCAGGGACCGGATGCGGGCCGCGCTCGACGCCGGTACCGGCGTCGACCGGGCGCTGTGGCGGGAGCTCGGCGAAGCCGGGTTCTTCGCGCTGCGGCTGCCGGAGGCGGAGGGGGGCGTCGGTCTCGGGCTGCCCGAATCGGTCCTGCTCTTCGAGGAGGTGGGGCGTTCGCTGCTGCCGGGACCACTGATCGCCACCCACCTCGCGGCCGGCCCGGTGAAGGGCGCGGCGCAGGGCGAGGCGGTGGTCGCGGTGCTCGACGCCGGGCAGCCGGTGGCGCACCTGGGGGAGGCGGACGCGCTGCTCGTACTCGGCCCCGGAAACGCGGCGCGGGCGTCCGGCGGCACGGTGCGGGACGCCGTACGGGTACGGGACGCCGCCGATCCCGTACGTTCGATCGACCCGTTCACGCCCCTGTGGCGGGTCGCGGACCCTGTGGAGGGCGGCGAGCCGCTGCCCCGGGGCGAGCGGCTGCGCGACGAGGGCGCCCTGCTCGCCGCCGCCGAACAGCTCGGCAGCGCCGCCCGGACGACCGAGATGGCCGTCCAACACGCCGGTGAGCGCGAACAGTTCGGATCGCCGATCGGGTCCTTCCAGGCGGTCAAACACCTGTGCGCCGGGATGCTGGTCCGCGCCGAACTGGCCCGCTGCGCCGTGTACGCGGCGGCCGTGACCGCGGACCCGGTCGAGATCGCGGGCGCCAAACTGCTGGCCGACGACGCGGCGGTCCGCAACGCCCGGGACTGCCTCCAGGTGCACGGCGGCATGGGCTTCACCTGGGAGGCAGATGTTCACCTGCACCTCAAACGGGCCTGGCTGCGGTCCGGGCAGTGGCTGGCGGCCGCTGCGGCCGAGGAGGTGCTTGCGGGGGACCTGTGCTGA
- a CDS encoding RNA polymerase sigma factor, with the protein MAGNAPPRWDRKMQQRLARGEAAALGELYDRFASLVHSQAHRMLDDETAADLVTREVFGYVWENPDAYDPQQGSMRSWVARLTHRQSVRRLREEDSLRDDGADDDGSGLEERVHRATAAARADYIVASMPAPLRAALELAYIQRRDYRQTAADLGVTEDEARRRLRLGLQLLSTAHTRPLEGTSPPGYGRPL; encoded by the coding sequence ATGGCTGGAAACGCACCACCCCGCTGGGACCGCAAGATGCAGCAGCGGCTGGCACGCGGTGAGGCGGCGGCTCTCGGCGAGCTCTACGACCGGTTCGCCTCGCTCGTGCACAGCCAGGCCCACCGGATGCTCGACGACGAGACCGCCGCCGACCTGGTGACCCGCGAAGTCTTCGGCTACGTGTGGGAGAACCCGGACGCGTACGACCCCCAGCAGGGCTCGATGCGTTCCTGGGTGGCCCGGCTCACGCACCGCCAGTCCGTCCGGCGGCTGCGCGAGGAGGACAGCCTCCGCGACGACGGCGCGGACGACGACGGCAGCGGGCTGGAGGAGCGGGTGCACCGGGCCACGGCCGCGGCCCGCGCCGACTACATCGTCGCGTCCATGCCCGCCCCGCTGCGGGCCGCACTGGAGCTCGCGTACATCCAGCGCCGGGACTACCGGCAGACCGCGGCCGACCTCGGGGTCACCGAGGACGAGGCCCGCCGCCGGCTCCGGCTCGGGCTGCAACTGCTCTCCACCGCGCACACCCGCCCGCTCGAAGGGACGTCGCCGCCCGGATACGGACGGCCCCTGTGA
- a CDS encoding SDR family oxidoreductase, whose product MGNFLAGKVVAVTGAGRGIGRAVALAAAAEGARVVVNDYGVSVEGGEPSSEVAESVVKEIEAAGGEAVAVADDISTMAGGQRIVDTALARFGRIDGVVCVAGILRERMLFNMSEEEWDPVVATHLKGTFTVFRAASAVMRKQEGGGTLIGFTSGNHQGSVAQANYSAAKGGIISLVRSAALGLHKYGVTANAVAPVARTRMSANVPMELKEIGEPEDVAALVVYLLSERAREEKITGQVYTVAGPKIAVWAQPRELRAGYVEGAWTPERIADFLPGTVGTDPMPMLARLEEMAAAAAAKARPNA is encoded by the coding sequence ATGGGGAACTTCTTGGCAGGCAAGGTGGTGGCCGTGACGGGTGCCGGTCGCGGCATCGGGCGGGCGGTCGCGCTCGCGGCGGCGGCCGAGGGGGCGAGGGTCGTCGTCAACGACTACGGCGTCTCCGTCGAGGGCGGCGAGCCGAGCAGCGAGGTGGCCGAGTCGGTCGTCAAGGAGATCGAGGCGGCGGGCGGCGAGGCGGTGGCGGTCGCCGACGACATCTCCACGATGGCGGGCGGCCAGCGGATCGTGGACACGGCGCTCGCGCGGTTCGGGCGGATCGACGGGGTCGTCTGCGTGGCCGGGATCCTGCGGGAGCGGATGCTGTTCAACATGTCCGAGGAGGAGTGGGACCCGGTGGTCGCCACCCACCTCAAGGGCACCTTCACCGTCTTCCGGGCCGCGTCGGCGGTGATGCGCAAGCAGGAGGGCGGCGGCACGCTGATCGGCTTCACCAGCGGCAACCACCAGGGCAGCGTCGCCCAGGCCAACTACAGCGCCGCGAAGGGCGGGATCATCTCGCTGGTACGGAGCGCGGCGCTCGGCCTGCACAAGTACGGCGTCACGGCGAACGCCGTCGCCCCGGTCGCCCGTACCCGGATGTCCGCCAACGTGCCCATGGAGCTCAAGGAGATCGGCGAGCCGGAGGACGTGGCGGCGCTCGTCGTCTACCTGCTCAGCGAACGGGCCCGCGAGGAGAAGATCACCGGCCAGGTGTACACGGTCGCGGGGCCGAAGATCGCGGTCTGGGCCCAGCCGAGGGAGCTGCGGGCCGGGTACGTCGAGGGGGCCTGGACCCCGGAACGGATCGCGGACTTCCTGCCGGGGACGGTGGGCACGGACCCGATGCCGATGCTGGCGCGACTGGAGGAGATGGCCGCGGCGGCCGCGGCGAAGGCCCGGCCGAACGCGTGA
- a CDS encoding amidohydrolase family protein, giving the protein MTELPRIVSVDDHVIEPPHLFSTWLPAKYRERGPQPLTAGIGELAYTGGKYVITMDPDGPPTDWWIYEDLKFPYKRNIAAVGFDRDDMTLEGITRAEMRPGCWDPAERLKDMDLNHVEASLCFPTFPRFCGQTFAEAQDKEVAVACVRAYNDWMVEEWCGDSGGRLIPLCIIPLWDIDLAVAEIRRNAARGVRAVTFSEIPTYLGLPSIHTGYWDPFFAVCQETGTVVNMHIGSSSQMPAASPDAPPAVQASLSFNNAMASMMDFLFSGVLVKFPRLKLAYSEGQMGWIPYALERADDVWEEHRAWGGVRDLIPEPPSTYYYRQMFCCFFRDRHGVASLDVVGRDNATFETDYPHVDSTFPHTKEVALDHVKGLDDETVYKLMRGNAIRMLGLDLDMDREK; this is encoded by the coding sequence ATGACGGAACTGCCTCGGATCGTCAGCGTCGACGACCATGTGATCGAGCCGCCGCACCTCTTCTCGACCTGGCTGCCCGCCAAATACCGCGAGCGCGGCCCGCAGCCGCTCACCGCGGGCATCGGCGAGCTGGCGTACACGGGCGGCAAGTACGTCATCACGATGGATCCGGACGGCCCGCCCACCGACTGGTGGATCTACGAGGACCTGAAGTTCCCGTACAAGCGCAACATCGCCGCCGTCGGCTTCGACCGCGACGACATGACGCTGGAGGGGATCACCCGGGCGGAGATGCGGCCCGGCTGCTGGGACCCGGCCGAGCGGCTCAAGGACATGGACCTCAACCACGTCGAGGCCAGCCTCTGCTTCCCGACCTTCCCGCGCTTCTGCGGCCAGACCTTCGCCGAGGCCCAGGACAAAGAGGTGGCGGTTGCGTGTGTCCGCGCCTACAACGACTGGATGGTGGAGGAGTGGTGCGGCGACAGCGGCGGCCGGCTGATCCCGCTCTGCATCATCCCGCTCTGGGACATCGACCTGGCCGTCGCCGAGATCAGGCGGAACGCGGCGCGCGGGGTGCGGGCGGTGACCTTCTCGGAGATCCCCACCTACCTCGGGCTGCCGTCGATCCACACCGGCTACTGGGACCCGTTCTTCGCCGTCTGTCAGGAGACCGGCACGGTCGTGAACATGCACATCGGGTCCAGCTCGCAGATGCCCGCCGCGTCGCCGGACGCCCCGCCCGCCGTACAGGCCAGCCTCTCCTTCAACAACGCCATGGCCTCGATGATGGACTTCCTGTTCAGCGGGGTCCTGGTGAAGTTCCCCCGGCTGAAGCTCGCCTACAGCGAGGGCCAGATGGGCTGGATCCCGTACGCCCTGGAGCGTGCCGACGACGTCTGGGAGGAGCACCGGGCCTGGGGCGGGGTGCGCGATCTGATCCCCGAGCCGCCGTCCACGTACTACTACCGGCAGATGTTCTGCTGCTTCTTCCGCGACAGGCACGGCGTCGCCTCGCTCGACGTCGTCGGACGGGACAACGCCACCTTCGAGACCGACTACCCGCACGTCGACTCGACCTTCCCGCACACCAAGGAGGTCGCCCTCGACCACGTCAAGGGACTGGACGACGAGACCGTCTACAAACTGATGCGCGGAAACGCGATCAGGATGCTCGGTCTCGACCTGGACATGGACCGCGAGAAGTAG
- a CDS encoding acyl-CoA dehydrogenase family protein, with product MDFSFGPDDTAFREEARAWLAAHLVGAYAAAAGTGGPGSEHEGVAVRRAWERELGRDGWIGLGWDNHGAGHGNRRASLTQQVVWAEEYARADAPARVGHIGENLLAPTLIAYGSDEQQRRFLPAVARGDALWCQGYSEPDAGSDLAAVRTAAVPDRSRGGHRVTGQKIWTSLAKEADWCFVLARTGPGSSRHHGLSFLLVPMDQPGRIEVRPIRQMSGTSEFNEVFFDGAHAEECVGGEGNGWTVAMGLLALERGVSTLVQQIGFAAELGRVVRAAVDSGAVTDPVLRERLVRQWAQLRTMRWNALRTLGSTGDPGAPSVAKLLWGGWHQRLGELAVQVRGAAAAVGPDDWSAKAPYGLDEAQRLFLFTRSDTIYGGSDEIQRNIIAERVLGLPREPR from the coding sequence GTGGACTTCAGCTTCGGCCCCGACGACACCGCGTTCCGCGAGGAAGCGCGCGCCTGGCTGGCGGCGCACCTGGTCGGCGCGTACGCGGCGGCGGCCGGCACCGGCGGCCCCGGCAGCGAGCACGAGGGAGTCGCGGTCCGCCGCGCCTGGGAGCGCGAACTCGGCCGCGACGGCTGGATCGGCCTCGGCTGGGACAACCACGGCGCCGGCCACGGCAACCGCCGCGCGAGCCTCACCCAGCAGGTCGTCTGGGCCGAGGAGTACGCCCGCGCCGACGCCCCCGCCCGGGTCGGCCACATCGGCGAGAACCTCCTCGCCCCGACCCTGATCGCCTACGGCAGCGACGAACAGCAGCGCCGCTTCCTGCCCGCCGTGGCACGCGGCGACGCGCTCTGGTGCCAGGGATACAGCGAGCCGGACGCCGGATCGGACCTCGCCGCGGTGCGCACGGCGGCCGTGCCCGACCGGAGCCGCGGCGGCCACCGAGTGACCGGGCAGAAGATCTGGACGTCACTCGCGAAGGAGGCCGACTGGTGCTTCGTGCTGGCCCGTACGGGGCCCGGCTCCAGCCGCCACCACGGCCTGTCCTTCCTGCTCGTACCGATGGACCAGCCCGGCAGGATCGAGGTCCGGCCGATCCGTCAGATGTCGGGGACCAGCGAGTTCAACGAGGTCTTCTTCGACGGGGCGCACGCCGAGGAGTGCGTCGGCGGCGAGGGCAACGGCTGGACGGTTGCCATGGGGCTGCTGGCCCTGGAGCGCGGCGTCTCCACGCTCGTCCAGCAGATCGGCTTCGCCGCCGAACTCGGCCGGGTGGTCCGGGCGGCCGTCGACAGCGGCGCCGTCACCGACCCGGTCCTGCGCGAACGCCTCGTACGGCAGTGGGCCCAGCTGCGGACCATGCGCTGGAACGCCCTGCGCACCCTCGGCTCCACGGGCGACCCCGGCGCGCCCAGTGTGGCGAAACTGCTCTGGGGCGGCTGGCACCAGCGCCTGGGCGAGCTGGCCGTGCAGGTCAGGGGCGCGGCGGCGGCCGTCGGCCCGGACGACTGGTCGGCGAAGGCACCGTACGGACTCGACGAGGCACAGCGCCTGTTCCTGTTCACCCGGTCCGACACCATCTACGGCGGCTCGGACGAGATCCAGCGGAACATCATCGCCGAGCGGGTGCTCGGCCTACCGAGGGAGCCGAGATGA